From Rhinoderma darwinii isolate aRhiDar2 unplaced genomic scaffold, aRhiDar2.hap1 Scaffold_179, whole genome shotgun sequence, a single genomic window includes:
- the YBX2 gene encoding Y-box-binding protein 2 isoform X2: MSEVESRGPEQAVESEPVEDRQKPAATRSQAGKKVLATQVQGTVKWFNVRNGYGFINRNDSKEDVFVHQGAEAANVTGPGGVPVKGSRFAPNRRRFRRRFYRPRGDNAAESGGEGVSPEQVSEGERGDEESPQQRPPQRRRPPPFFYRRRFGRGPRPLAQQDQEAENAEAKDPVTSDTPQDGEDPQRPPPPRRFRPRFRRPFRPRPPPPPPTTEGGDSETKAASDGALRPEPQRQRSRPYFQRRRRAAPGQPAAQGDGKAPAETSQGSAAEDSSSKPPDAPAEAGKAHVPVSAPPPALDKVSVVE, from the exons ATGAGCGAGGTGGAGTCCAGGGGCCCCGAGCAGGCCGTAGAGTCAGAGCCGGTAGAGGACAGGCAGAAGCCTGCAGCGACGAGGAGCCAAGCAGGGAAGAAAGTGCTCG CCACGCAGGTACAAGGGACGGTCAAGTGGTTTAACGTACGGAATGGATACGGCTTCATCAACCG GAACGACTCCAAAGAAGATGTGTTTGTCCACCAG GGTGCAGAGGCTGCCAATGTCACAGGCCCTGGCGGTGTGCCGGTTAAGGGAAGCCGGTTTGCCCCCAACAGGCGGCGGTTTCGTCGGCGTTTCTACCGGCCGAGGGGCGACAATGCTGCGGAGTCCGGCGGAGAAGGTGTGAGCCCGGAACAAGTGAGTGAAGGTGAACGAGGAGACGAGGAGTCCCCACAGCAGAGACCCCCACAGCGCCGGCGCCCTCCTCCATTCTTCTACAGAAGACGCTTTGGAAGGGGTCCGAGGCCGCTAGCCCAGCAGGACCAGGAGGCCGAG AATGCAGAGGCCAAAGACCCGGTAACATCTGACACCCCCCAGGACGGAGAAGATCCGCAGAGACCGCCGCCGCCGCGCAGGTTCCGGCCCAGGTTCCGCAG aCCTTTCCGTCCAcggccgccgccgccgccgccaaCCACCGAGGGAGGAGATAGTGAAACTAAAGCGGCGTCCGATGGAGCCCTGCGCCCAGAACCTCAGCGGCAGCGCAGCCGCCCGTACTTCCAGCGTCGCAGGCGAGCAGCCCCCGGACAACCTGCCGCCCAG GGGGATGGTAAAGCCCCGGCCGAAACCTCACAAGGGTCCGCCGCGGAAGACTCGTCCAGCAAGCCGCCAGACGCTCCGGCAGAGGCCGGCAAAGCGCACGTTCCG
- the YBX2 gene encoding Y-box-binding protein 2 isoform X1 has protein sequence MSEVESRGPEQAVESEPVEDRQKPAATRSQAGKKVLATQVQGTVKWFNVRNGYGFINRNDSKEDVFVHQTAIKKNNPRKFLRSVGDGETVEFDVVEGEKGAEAANVTGPGGVPVKGSRFAPNRRRFRRRFYRPRGDNAAESGGEGVSPEQVSEGERGDEESPQQRPPQRRRPPPFFYRRRFGRGPRPLAQQDQEAENAEAKDPVTSDTPQDGEDPQRPPPPRRFRPRFRRPFRPRPPPPPPTTEGGDSETKAASDGALRPEPQRQRSRPYFQRRRRAAPGQPAAQGDGKAPAETSQGSAAEDSSSKPPDAPAEAGKAHVPVSAPPPALDKVSVVE, from the exons ATGAGCGAGGTGGAGTCCAGGGGCCCCGAGCAGGCCGTAGAGTCAGAGCCGGTAGAGGACAGGCAGAAGCCTGCAGCGACGAGGAGCCAAGCAGGGAAGAAAGTGCTCG CCACGCAGGTACAAGGGACGGTCAAGTGGTTTAACGTACGGAATGGATACGGCTTCATCAACCG GAACGACTCCAAAGAAGATGTGTTTGTCCACCAG ACTGCCATAAAGAAGAACAATCCACGTAAGTTTCTTCGCAGCGTTGGGGATGGAGAGACCGTGGAGTTCGATGTCGTGGAAGGAGAGAAG GGTGCAGAGGCTGCCAATGTCACAGGCCCTGGCGGTGTGCCGGTTAAGGGAAGCCGGTTTGCCCCCAACAGGCGGCGGTTTCGTCGGCGTTTCTACCGGCCGAGGGGCGACAATGCTGCGGAGTCCGGCGGAGAAGGTGTGAGCCCGGAACAAGTGAGTGAAGGTGAACGAGGAGACGAGGAGTCCCCACAGCAGAGACCCCCACAGCGCCGGCGCCCTCCTCCATTCTTCTACAGAAGACGCTTTGGAAGGGGTCCGAGGCCGCTAGCCCAGCAGGACCAGGAGGCCGAG AATGCAGAGGCCAAAGACCCGGTAACATCTGACACCCCCCAGGACGGAGAAGATCCGCAGAGACCGCCGCCGCCGCGCAGGTTCCGGCCCAGGTTCCGCAG aCCTTTCCGTCCAcggccgccgccgccgccgccaaCCACCGAGGGAGGAGATAGTGAAACTAAAGCGGCGTCCGATGGAGCCCTGCGCCCAGAACCTCAGCGGCAGCGCAGCCGCCCGTACTTCCAGCGTCGCAGGCGAGCAGCCCCCGGACAACCTGCCGCCCAG GGGGATGGTAAAGCCCCGGCCGAAACCTCACAAGGGTCCGCCGCGGAAGACTCGTCCAGCAAGCCGCCAGACGCTCCGGCAGAGGCCGGCAAAGCGCACGTTCCG